A part of Magnetospirillum sp. ME-1 genomic DNA contains:
- a CDS encoding response regulator, translating into MTHDATGMRALLRNLDSRSRDVVARTLGVLGCRTLRVSDLDAPLDGSEMIDLLVMDADSDVEATCALVRDMRRGIGTENAFAVTVLMTSLAQTEHLARLLDCGPDAILEKPVDPVKVAERITELTRKRRCFVVTETYVGPDRRARGMRPGSPPASRVPVPNPLRETTLSGMSREELRDLIRTTREALDRKRSGYAIA; encoded by the coding sequence ATGACGCACGACGCTACAGGTATGCGCGCCCTTCTGCGCAATCTCGATTCCCGCAGCCGCGACGTGGTCGCCCGCACCCTTGGGGTGCTGGGGTGCCGGACGCTGCGCGTCTCCGACCTGGACGCCCCCCTGGACGGGTCCGAGATGATCGACCTTCTGGTGATGGACGCCGATTCCGACGTAGAGGCCACCTGCGCCCTGGTCCGCGACATGCGCAGAGGCATCGGGACCGAAAACGCCTTCGCGGTGACGGTGCTGATGACCTCGCTGGCCCAGACCGAGCATCTGGCCCGCCTGCTCGATTGCGGCCCCGACGCCATCCTGGAAAAGCCCGTCGATCCGGTGAAGGTGGCCGAGCGCATCACCGAGCTGACCCGCAAGCGCCGCTGCTTCGTGGTCACCGAAACCTATGTGGGCCCCGACCGCCGGGCGCGGGGCATGCGGCCCGGCTCGCCGCCCGCGTCGCGGGTTCCGGTGCCCAATCCCTTGCGAGAAACCACGCTGTCGGGCATGAGCCGCGAGGAATTGCGCGACCTGATCCGCACCACGCGCGAGGCTTTGGACCGCAAGCGCTCGGGATACGCCATCGCTTGA
- a CDS encoding two-component system response regulator — protein MLIGDSDTLAFQDPEDVCAKSPFHVLVVEDDLVHFTYCEHVLHSLYGKDLVLERAVDCQGAIDLLSSGRFDVCLLDYMVKGGNAKDVLTRIDFGIIETPVIVISALDDRDTMLDALRYGADDYVVKGRFAESDLHRAIQYAIYRKYKEMRLRQRALYDPLTGLANRHLFFDRLDEVHRFSTRHGEKYAVMVVDLDRLKHVNDTKGHEAGDRYIRAAANALVCSMRSSDTVARAGGDEFVAILKNIRDKQSLMRLCGVVKDNIAAKAAAEEDLPGPLTCSIGIAVNPDDTETPAEMLRLADAAMYQVKRQGGNGFRFA, from the coding sequence ATGCTTATCGGCGATTCCGATACCCTTGCCTTTCAAGACCCCGAGGACGTGTGCGCCAAGTCGCCGTTCCACGTTCTGGTGGTCGAGGACGACCTGGTCCATTTCACCTATTGCGAACACGTCCTGCACAGCCTCTACGGCAAGGATCTGGTCCTGGAACGGGCGGTCGATTGCCAGGGCGCCATCGACCTGCTGAGCTCCGGCCGTTTCGATGTCTGCCTGCTGGATTACATGGTCAAGGGCGGCAACGCCAAGGATGTGCTGACCCGCATCGATTTCGGCATCATCGAGACGCCGGTGATCGTCATCAGCGCGCTGGACGACCGCGACACCATGCTCGACGCCCTGCGCTACGGCGCCGACGATTACGTGGTGAAGGGACGCTTCGCCGAAAGCGACCTGCACCGGGCGATTCAGTACGCCATCTATCGCAAGTACAAGGAAATGCGCCTGCGCCAGAGGGCGCTTTACGACCCGCTGACCGGATTGGCCAACCGCCACCTGTTCTTCGACCGCCTGGACGAGGTCCACCGTTTTTCCACCCGCCACGGCGAGAAATACGCGGTGATGGTGGTCGATCTCGACCGCCTGAAGCACGTCAACGACACCAAGGGCCACGAGGCCGGCGATCGCTATATCCGCGCCGCCGCCAACGCCCTGGTCTGCTCCATGCGCTCCAGCGACACGGTGGCGCGGGCCGGCGGCGACGAGTTCGTGGCCATCTTGAAGAACATCCGCGACAAGCAGAGCCTGATGCGGCTGTGCGGCGTGGTGAAGGACAACATCGCCGCCAAGGCCGCCGCCGAGGAGGATCTGCCCGGCCCGCTCACCTGCTCCATCGGCATCGCCGTCAATCCCGACGACACCGAAACCCCGGCCGAGATGCTGCGCCTGGCCGATGCCGCCATGTATCAGGTCAAGCGCCAGGGCGGCAACGGCTTCCGCTTCGCCTGA
- a CDS encoding cell envelope integrity EipB family protein, with the protein MKRSIGVVSGCLVSALAIVGAEAAWAADLASHRATYRMGLSASRSGSGMANANGAWTYQFIDACDGWITEFRLVITYAYSEGGQVATTTDFLGWESKDGLNYRFRVRQSREGQVTEEVEGSAKLKGVGQGGIASYTRPEARTIKLPKGTLFPTAHTIRLIETANKGGRILARPLFDGQGEEGALETSAQIGRAMAPQSAAVVSPLLNSPAWPMRMAFFPMGSTDPLPEFEMSLNYHANGVAEDIEQIFKTFSLKGRLESIEILPRTKC; encoded by the coding sequence ATGAAGCGCAGTATTGGGGTGGTGTCGGGGTGCCTCGTCTCCGCATTGGCGATCGTCGGGGCCGAGGCGGCGTGGGCCGCCGATCTGGCCTCCCATCGCGCCACCTATCGCATGGGATTGTCGGCTTCGCGCTCGGGCAGCGGCATGGCCAATGCCAACGGCGCCTGGACCTATCAGTTCATCGATGCCTGCGACGGCTGGATCACCGAATTCCGGCTGGTGATCACCTATGCCTATTCCGAGGGGGGGCAGGTGGCGACCACCACCGACTTCCTGGGCTGGGAATCCAAGGACGGCCTCAATTACCGCTTCCGGGTGCGCCAGTCGCGCGAGGGGCAGGTGACCGAGGAGGTGGAGGGCTCGGCCAAGCTCAAGGGCGTGGGGCAGGGCGGCATCGCCAGCTACACCCGCCCCGAGGCGCGGACCATCAAGCTGCCCAAGGGGACGCTGTTTCCCACCGCCCACACCATCCGCCTGATCGAGACCGCCAACAAGGGCGGCCGCATCCTGGCGCGGCCGCTGTTCGACGGACAGGGCGAGGAGGGCGCGCTGGAGACCAGCGCCCAGATCGGCCGGGCCATGGCGCCGCAATCCGCCGCGGTGGTCAGCCCGTTGCTCAATTCCCCGGCCTGGCCCATGCGCATGGCGTTCTTCCCCATGGGCAGCACCGACCCGCTTCCGGAATTCGAGATGTCGCTCAACTATCACGCCAACGGCGTGGCCGAGGATATCGAGCAGATATTCAAGACCTTCAGCCTGAAGGGGCGTCTTGAATCCATCGAGATCCTGCCTCGAACGAAGTGTTAA
- the rnd gene encoding ribonuclease D: MPMISDTESLAAFCRRLKSAPFVTVDTEFMREKTYWPQLCLVQVAGPDEARAIDPLAPGMDLAPLFELMADTNVLKVFHAARQDVEIFLHLADAIPTPIFDTQIAAMVCGFGDAVGYETLASQLAKARIDKSMRFTDWSMRPLSEKQVQYALADVTHLRVAYEKLVRKLERNGRIEWLAEEMALLTEPGTYRVDPENAWRRLKPRSTSPRFLGVLKELAAWREREAQDRDLPRQRILRDETLTEIAAHHPTDTAELGRTRGIGKGLVEGKMGQAILEAVKRGMALPESECPKPGDRVDVPKGLGPVVELLKVLLKMKCDEHGVAGKLIANSADIDAIAADDNADVPALHGWRRELFGEDALKLKHGRLGLGFCTDGRRLRTVPIEPVEACAEAEPAAAD; this comes from the coding sequence ATGCCGATGATCTCCGACACCGAGTCGCTTGCGGCGTTCTGCCGCCGACTGAAATCCGCCCCGTTCGTCACCGTCGACACCGAATTCATGCGGGAGAAGACGTACTGGCCGCAGCTCTGCCTGGTGCAGGTCGCCGGCCCCGACGAGGCACGCGCCATCGATCCCCTGGCCCCGGGCATGGACCTGGCGCCGCTGTTCGAGCTGATGGCCGACACCAATGTCTTGAAGGTGTTCCACGCCGCCCGCCAGGACGTGGAAATCTTCCTGCATCTGGCCGACGCCATCCCGACCCCCATCTTCGACACCCAGATCGCCGCCATGGTCTGCGGCTTCGGCGACGCGGTGGGCTACGAGACCCTGGCCTCGCAGTTGGCCAAGGCCCGCATCGACAAATCCATGCGCTTCACCGACTGGTCCATGCGGCCGCTTTCGGAAAAGCAGGTGCAATACGCGCTGGCCGACGTCACCCATCTGCGCGTCGCTTATGAAAAGCTGGTGCGCAAGCTGGAACGGAACGGCCGCATCGAGTGGCTGGCCGAGGAAATGGCCCTGCTGACCGAGCCCGGCACCTATCGGGTGGACCCGGAGAACGCCTGGCGGCGGTTGAAGCCCCGCTCCACCTCGCCCCGCTTCCTCGGCGTCTTGAAGGAACTGGCCGCCTGGCGCGAGCGCGAGGCCCAGGACCGCGACCTGCCGCGCCAGCGCATCCTGCGTGACGAGACCCTGACCGAGATCGCCGCCCATCATCCCACCGACACCGCCGAGCTGGGCCGTACGCGCGGCATCGGCAAGGGCCTGGTGGAAGGCAAGATGGGCCAGGCCATCCTGGAGGCGGTCAAGCGCGGCATGGCCCTGCCCGAATCCGAATGCCCCAAGCCCGGTGACCGGGTGGACGTGCCCAAGGGCCTGGGCCCGGTGGTCGAGCTGTTGAAGGTGCTCTTGAAGATGAAGTGCGACGAGCACGGGGTGGCGGGCAAGCTGATCGCCAATTCCGCCGATATCGACGCCATCGCCGCTGACGACAACGCCGACGTTCCCGCCCTGCACGGCTGGCGGCGCGAGCTGTTCGGCGAGGACGCGCTGAAGCTCAAGCACGGCCGCCTGGGCCTGGGCTTCTGCACCGACGGACGCCGGCTGCGCACCGTGCCCATCGAGCCGGTGGAAGCCTGTGCCGAGGCCGAACCGGCGGCGGCCGACTGA
- a CDS encoding YkgJ family cysteine cluster protein: MAGLGYSDARLGAAQAASQAFAQGKGLAGAARAAIAATDSFFDRVRRALNLDEQVKRQACAAGCAWCCHQIVAVSAAELELVSEAIAAKPPEARAAIAARARQAAAKGAGLEQRQWWTARIRCPLLEDDGLCGIHEARPLPCRAHNSADAEACRRSYQGEAVRTPVLAAQQGVWAHGQMGLLEALLKEKRPAEAMNLALAVDDLLRRSPASSSADG, encoded by the coding sequence TTGGCCGGACTCGGCTATTCCGACGCAAGACTTGGGGCCGCCCAGGCCGCCTCGCAAGCCTTCGCCCAGGGCAAGGGCCTGGCCGGGGCCGCCCGCGCCGCCATCGCCGCCACCGATTCCTTTTTCGACCGGGTCCGCCGGGCGCTGAACCTGGACGAACAGGTGAAGCGCCAAGCCTGTGCCGCCGGCTGCGCCTGGTGCTGCCATCAGATCGTCGCCGTCTCGGCCGCCGAGTTGGAGCTGGTGAGTGAGGCCATCGCCGCCAAGCCGCCGGAAGCCCGCGCCGCCATCGCCGCCCGCGCAAGGCAAGCGGCGGCCAAGGGCGCCGGCCTCGAGCAGCGGCAATGGTGGACGGCGCGCATCCGCTGTCCGCTGCTGGAAGACGACGGTCTGTGCGGCATCCACGAAGCCCGGCCGCTGCCGTGCCGCGCCCACAATTCCGCCGATGCCGAGGCCTGCCGCCGGTCCTACCAGGGCGAGGCGGTGCGCACCCCGGTGCTGGCGGCGCAGCAGGGTGTCTGGGCCCATGGCCAGATGGGGCTGCTGGAGGCTCTGTTGAAGGAAAAGCGCCCGGCCGAGGCGATGAATCTGGCCCTGGCGGTCGATGACCTGCTCAGGCGGTCGCCGGCATCGTCTTCGGCAGACGGATAA
- a CDS encoding sensor histidine kinase, with the protein MFALHIPTAMFCVGLLLVVLGLLFQGGWKAGELYAPSRNWAPAAILYGLGFILISFRNEAPLFLSVVMANVMVVAGVCLLHRGITVHVGVRPADPCYWAAVALVLAGFSWLSLVQPSVKTRVVLLSALVVPFLVHAMLLMRRGPASFSGRLLTISLGIASAWFVVRGIMIASGPEIAENAVNSGGISALNLFFSSVPAVMMVALQYRLEAERVRAALEEDAGRLRRERDRLEEVVAERTEELSRSNAELEQFAYVASHDLRQPLRVVSGYITLLERRLKDVLDTDGREQVAFIVDGVRRMDAMIVGLLEYSRIGRDALKGQAVPLEAALADALANLEATVGMSGGTVEVQPGLPSVWGDRVELMRLFQNLIANAVKYVEPGVTPHIRVEWRDDGAEWQILVCDNGIGIPPEAAERVFGLFQRLVSRNQYEGSGIGLAVCRKIVERHGGSIAVEPDRDGGSVFLIRLPKTMPATA; encoded by the coding sequence ATGTTCGCGCTGCATATTCCGACCGCCATGTTTTGCGTGGGCCTGCTGCTCGTCGTCCTGGGGCTCCTGTTCCAGGGGGGCTGGAAGGCCGGCGAACTCTATGCGCCCAGCCGCAACTGGGCGCCGGCCGCCATTCTGTATGGCCTGGGATTCATCCTGATTTCGTTTCGCAACGAAGCGCCCCTCTTCCTGAGCGTGGTGATGGCCAATGTCATGGTGGTGGCCGGCGTCTGCCTGCTGCATCGGGGGATCACGGTGCATGTGGGAGTCCGTCCAGCCGATCCCTGCTATTGGGCGGCGGTGGCGCTGGTCCTGGCCGGCTTCTCCTGGCTGTCCCTGGTCCAGCCCAGCGTCAAGACCCGGGTTGTGCTGCTTTCAGCCCTGGTCGTGCCGTTCCTGGTCCACGCCATGCTGCTGATGCGTCGGGGACCCGCCAGTTTCAGCGGGCGATTGCTGACCATTTCCCTGGGAATTGCCTCGGCCTGGTTCGTGGTCAGGGGGATCATGATCGCTTCCGGTCCGGAAATCGCCGAGAACGCGGTCAATTCCGGCGGCATTTCGGCGCTCAATCTCTTCTTCAGCAGCGTTCCGGCCGTGATGATGGTGGCGCTGCAATATCGCCTGGAAGCCGAGCGGGTCCGTGCCGCCCTGGAAGAGGATGCCGGACGCTTGCGTCGGGAACGCGACCGGCTGGAGGAGGTGGTGGCCGAGCGGACGGAGGAATTGTCCCGCTCCAATGCCGAACTGGAGCAGTTCGCCTATGTGGCCTCCCATGACCTGCGCCAGCCCTTGCGCGTGGTCAGCGGCTACATCACCCTGCTGGAGCGCCGTCTGAAGGACGTTCTGGACACTGACGGGCGCGAACAGGTCGCCTTTATCGTCGATGGGGTCAGGCGCATGGACGCCATGATCGTCGGCCTTCTGGAATACTCGCGCATCGGGCGCGATGCCTTGAAGGGACAAGCCGTACCCCTGGAGGCGGCGCTGGCCGATGCCCTTGCCAATCTGGAAGCGACGGTGGGCATGTCGGGAGGGACGGTCGAGGTTCAGCCCGGTTTGCCATCCGTGTGGGGAGACCGGGTCGAGCTCATGCGGCTGTTCCAGAACCTGATCGCCAACGCCGTCAAGTATGTGGAGCCGGGCGTCACGCCCCATATCCGGGTGGAATGGCGCGACGATGGCGCCGAATGGCAGATTCTGGTGTGCGACAACGGTATCGGAATTCCCCCCGAAGCGGCCGAGCGGGTATTCGGACTGTTTCAGCGGCTGGTGTCGCGCAATCAATACGAAGGCAGCGGAATCGGTCTGGCTGTCTGCCGCAAGATCGTCGAGCGGCACGGCGGCTCCATCGCGGTCGAACCCGACCGGGACGGCGGAAGCGTGTTTCTTATCCGTCTGCCGAAGACGATGCCGGCGACCGCCTGA
- a CDS encoding Ppx/GppA family phosphatase has product MKIKLRQEPIGIVDIGSNSIRLCVYDLAQRVPVPLFNEKAVCGLGQGVGSSGRLSPEGVEAALVAVGRFVTLCRAMEVERLDVLATAAVRDSADGADFVREIERRFDVEVKVLSGGQEAKMAAMGVLCGTPDANGIVADLGGGSLELVTVQDQNFGLHVTMPLGLLRLTEASGDDKAKAADIVDGHLKNIPWLGEGRGRNLYAVGGAWRSIARICISQTQHPLTVLDNFSLDAREALSILELVSTQSRKSLEKIPGVSKKRTNGLPMAALILARVIRAIGPSRLVFSIYGMREGQFLKRLPEKLKHEDPLLSVCRHMALLNSRFPEHGDELLAWMAPLFPNETKRESQLRHAACLVSDIFWNEHPDYRAEQAFLRILRLPFMGVGHRHRAAIAFAVFCRYQGNEDSPEVARFIQLLDEGAFRRARVVGLALRLAHTLSGGAPNLLRQTRLFVEDKYLILEVPADNPAFTFEGDRSFDRLARVLDCEALIFRRVT; this is encoded by the coding sequence ATGAAGATCAAACTCCGCCAGGAACCCATCGGCATCGTCGATATCGGGTCCAATTCCATCCGCCTGTGCGTCTACGACCTGGCGCAGCGGGTGCCCGTGCCCTTGTTCAATGAAAAGGCGGTGTGCGGCCTGGGCCAGGGGGTGGGCAGTTCCGGCCGCCTGTCGCCCGAGGGGGTGGAGGCCGCCCTGGTGGCGGTGGGGCGTTTCGTCACCCTGTGCCGGGCCATGGAGGTGGAGCGTCTCGACGTGCTGGCCACGGCCGCCGTGCGCGATTCCGCCGACGGCGCCGATTTCGTGCGCGAGATCGAGCGGCGCTTCGACGTCGAGGTCAAGGTGCTGTCCGGCGGGCAGGAAGCCAAGATGGCTGCCATGGGCGTGCTGTGCGGCACCCCTGACGCCAACGGCATCGTCGCCGACTTAGGCGGCGGCTCGCTGGAGCTGGTGACGGTGCAGGACCAGAATTTCGGCCTGCACGTCACCATGCCGCTGGGTCTCTTACGCCTGACCGAGGCGTCGGGCGACGACAAGGCCAAGGCCGCCGACATTGTCGACGGCCACCTGAAGAACATTCCCTGGCTGGGCGAGGGCAGGGGGCGCAACCTCTATGCCGTGGGCGGTGCGTGGCGCTCCATCGCCCGCATCTGCATCAGTCAGACCCAGCATCCGCTGACCGTGCTCGATAATTTCTCGCTGGACGCCCGCGAGGCGCTGTCCATCCTGGAACTGGTCTCCACCCAGAGCCGCAAGTCGCTGGAGAAGATTCCCGGCGTTTCCAAGAAGCGCACCAACGGCCTGCCCATGGCGGCGCTGATCCTGGCCCGGGTGATCCGCGCCATCGGCCCGTCGCGCCTTGTGTTCTCCATCTACGGCATGCGCGAGGGGCAGTTTCTCAAGCGGCTGCCGGAAAAGCTGAAGCACGAGGATCCGCTGCTGTCGGTGTGCCGCCACATGGCCTTGCTGAACTCGCGCTTTCCCGAGCACGGCGACGAGCTGCTGGCCTGGATGGCGCCGCTGTTTCCCAACGAAACCAAGCGGGAGAGCCAGCTGCGCCATGCCGCCTGTCTGGTGTCCGACATCTTCTGGAACGAGCATCCCGATTACCGCGCCGAGCAGGCCTTCCTGCGCATCCTGCGCCTGCCGTTCATGGGGGTGGGGCACCGGCATCGCGCCGCCATCGCCTTCGCGGTGTTCTGCCGCTACCAGGGCAACGAGGACTCGCCCGAGGTGGCGCGCTTCATCCAGCTGCTGGACGAAGGCGCCTTCCGCCGCGCCCGGGTGGTGGGGCTGGCGCTGCGCCTCGCCCATACCCTGTCGGGCGGTGCCCCCAATCTGCTGCGCCAGACCCGGCTGTTCGTCGAGGACAAGTACCTGATCCTGGAAGTGCCCGCCGACAACCCGGCCTTCACCTTCGAAGGCGACCGCTCCTTCGACCGGCTGGCCAGGGTTCTGGACTGCGAGGCCCTGATCTTCCGGCGGGTGACGTGA
- the aspS gene encoding aspartate--tRNA ligase: MHVYRSHTCGQLKAADAGIQARLSGWVHRKRDHGNLLFVDLRDHYGLTQCVIDVSSPVFATLEKARPESVITVTGKVVKRSAETVNPRLPTGEIELQVAEVQIQSIADVLPIQVAGDQEYPEDMRLKYRFLDLRRDDVHANMMLRSKVIAYLRQAMIGQGFTEFQTPILTASSPEGARDYLVPSRLHPGKFYALPQAPQQFKQLLMVAGFDKYFQIAPCFRDEAGRADRSPGEFYQLDFEMSYVTQDDVFAAIEPVLEGVFKEFGKGRAVTPAPFPRITYADSMLKYGSDKPDLRNPIIIADVTEPFRGSGFGLFAKLVDKGNVVRAIPAPGAAGQPRSWFDKLNDWARENGAGGLGYIQFAADGPKGPIAKNLEPARVEAIKAAANLKDGDAVFFACDKELAAAKFAGLVRTKIGNELDLLEKDVFKFCWTVDFPMYELNEETGLVEFSHNPFSMPQGEMDALLNQDPLTIKAYQYDIVCNGVELSSGAIRNHRPDIMYKAFEIAGYSAAHVEEHFGGMLNAFKFGAPPHGGSAPGVDRIVMLLADQPNIREIILFPMNQQAQDLLMQAPAEVTMERLRELHLKVDLPKPKKEVKEG, translated from the coding sequence ATGCACGTCTATCGGTCACACACCTGCGGTCAGTTGAAGGCGGCGGATGCCGGCATCCAGGCTCGGCTGTCCGGCTGGGTTCATCGCAAGCGCGACCACGGCAATCTGCTGTTCGTCGACCTGCGCGACCATTACGGCCTGACCCAGTGCGTCATCGACGTGTCCAGCCCGGTCTTCGCCACCCTGGAAAAGGCCCGGCCCGAAAGCGTCATCACCGTCACCGGCAAGGTGGTCAAGCGCTCGGCCGAGACCGTCAATCCCCGCCTGCCCACCGGCGAGATCGAGCTGCAGGTGGCCGAGGTGCAGATCCAGTCCATCGCCGACGTGCTGCCCATCCAGGTGGCCGGCGACCAGGAATACCCCGAGGACATGCGCCTCAAGTACCGCTTCCTCGACCTGCGCCGCGACGACGTGCACGCCAATATGATGCTGCGCTCCAAGGTCATCGCCTATCTGCGCCAAGCCATGATCGGCCAGGGCTTCACCGAGTTCCAGACCCCGATCCTGACCGCCAGCAGCCCGGAAGGTGCCCGCGACTATCTGGTGCCGTCGCGCCTGCACCCCGGCAAGTTCTACGCCCTGCCCCAGGCACCGCAGCAGTTCAAGCAGCTGCTCATGGTCGCCGGCTTCGACAAGTACTTCCAGATCGCCCCCTGCTTCCGCGACGAGGCGGGCCGCGCCGACCGTAGCCCGGGCGAGTTCTACCAGCTCGACTTCGAGATGAGCTACGTCACCCAGGACGACGTCTTCGCCGCCATCGAGCCGGTGCTGGAAGGCGTGTTCAAGGAATTCGGCAAGGGCCGCGCCGTCACGCCCGCGCCGTTCCCGCGCATCACCTATGCCGATTCCATGCTGAAATACGGCTCGGACAAGCCCGACCTGCGCAATCCCATCATCATCGCCGACGTCACCGAGCCCTTCCGCGGCTCGGGCTTCGGCCTGTTCGCCAAGCTGGTGGACAAGGGCAACGTGGTGCGCGCCATCCCCGCGCCGGGCGCGGCCGGCCAGCCGCGCTCGTGGTTCGACAAGCTCAACGACTGGGCGCGCGAGAACGGCGCCGGCGGCCTGGGCTACATCCAGTTCGCCGCCGACGGTCCCAAGGGCCCCATCGCCAAGAACCTGGAGCCCGCCCGGGTCGAGGCCATCAAGGCCGCCGCCAACCTGAAGGACGGCGACGCGGTGTTCTTCGCCTGCGACAAGGAACTGGCGGCCGCCAAGTTCGCCGGCCTCGTCCGCACCAAGATCGGCAACGAGCTGGATCTCCTGGAAAAGGACGTCTTCAAGTTCTGCTGGACCGTGGACTTCCCCATGTACGAGCTGAACGAAGAGACCGGTCTGGTCGAGTTCTCCCACAACCCGTTCTCCATGCCCCAGGGCGAGATGGACGCGCTGCTGAACCAGGACCCGCTGACCATCAAGGCCTATCAGTACGACATCGTCTGCAACGGCGTGGAACTGTCGTCGGGCGCCATCCGTAACCACCGCCCCGACATCATGTACAAGGCCTTCGAGATCGCCGGCTATTCCGCCGCCCACGTGGAAGAGCATTTCGGCGGCATGCTCAACGCCTTCAAGTTCGGCGCGCCCCCCCACGGCGGCTCGGCGCCCGGCGTCGACCGCATCGTCATGCTGCTGGCCGACCAGCCCAATATCCGCGAGATCATCCTGTTCCCCATGAACCAGCAGGCCCAGGACCTCCTGATGCAGGCCCCCGCCGAGGTCACCATGGAACGCCTGCGCGAACTCCACCTCAAGGTGGACCTGCCCAAGCCGAAGAAAGAGGTCAAGGAGGGCTGA
- a CDS encoding YaiI/YqxD family protein, translating to MTQIYIDGDACPVKDEVFKVAGRYGLPVTVVGNAWLRLPQDPLITMIVVPEGPDAADDRIAELIGAGDICVTNDIPLGSRCLIKRALVLRPNGKPMTENSIGDALATRDLMNTLREIGTMTGGPAPFAKQDRSRFLSALDTMVHQARRVIPGL from the coding sequence ATGACCCAGATCTACATCGACGGTGACGCCTGCCCGGTGAAGGACGAGGTGTTCAAGGTGGCGGGGCGCTACGGCCTTCCCGTCACCGTGGTGGGCAACGCCTGGCTGCGGCTGCCCCAGGACCCGCTGATCACCATGATCGTCGTGCCCGAAGGCCCCGACGCCGCCGACGACCGCATCGCCGAGCTGATCGGGGCGGGCGACATCTGCGTCACCAACGACATTCCCTTGGGCTCGCGCTGCCTGATCAAGCGGGCGCTGGTACTGCGTCCCAACGGCAAGCCCATGACCGAGAATTCCATCGGCGACGCCCTGGCGACGCGTGACCTGATGAACACGTTGCGCGAGATCGGCACCATGACCGGCGGCCCCGCGCCCTTCGCCAAGCAGGATCGGTCGAGGTTCCTGTCTGCGCTGGATACGATGGTGCATCAGGCCAGGAGGGTGATACCGGGACTCTGA